From a single Miscanthus floridulus cultivar M001 chromosome 8, ASM1932011v1, whole genome shotgun sequence genomic region:
- the LOC136470814 gene encoding F-box/kelch-repeat protein SKIP4-like: protein MESAPGHTPLIHGLPDEIALICLARVPRRYHNVLRRVSKRWRALLCSEEWHLCRKRNNLDESWVYVICREAGIKCYVLAPDPSSRCFRIMHIIEPPCSGRKGVTIEALDKRLFLLGGCSYVHDATDEVYCYDASSNRWSAAAPMPTARCYFVSASLNEKLYITGGYGLTDKSPNSWDIYDPATDSWCAHKNPMLTPDIVKFVALDEELVTIHRAAWNRMYFAGIYDPLDRTWRGMENEIALCCSSPTVVVDGTLYMLEQSMGTKLMRWQKDTKEWATLGRLSDKVTRPPCALVAIGRKIHVIGRGLSIVTVDVDTAARVDGFLVTTSVGPLVEEDLTPERCMVITI, encoded by the exons ATGGAATCAGCTCCTGGTCATACCCCTCTTATACATGGACTTCCGGATGAGATCGCTCTCATTTGCTTGGCAAGAGTTCCTAGGCGGTATCATAATGTTCTCAGGCGTGTCTCAAAGAGGTGGAGAGCACTGTTATGCAGTGAAGAATGGCACTTGTGCCGCAAGAGGAATAACTTGGACGAGTCATGGGTCTACGTAATCTGTAGGGAGGCAGGCATCAAATGCTATGTGTTGGCTCCAGACCCTTCAAGTCGGTGCTTTAGAATCATGCATATCATTGAACCCCCATGCTCAGGGAGGAAAGGTGTTACCATTGAGGCCTTAGACAAAAGGCTATTTCTTCTGGGTGGTTGCAGTTACGTACATGATGCTACGGATGAAGTATATTGTTATGACGCCTCATCAAATCGCTGGAGCGCAGCAGCTCCAATGCCTACTGCAAG GTGCTATTTTGTGTCTGCGTCGCTTAATGAGAAACTGTACATAACTGGTGGATATGGTTTGACAGACAAGTCACCAAATTCATGGGACATCTATGACCCGGCCACAGACTCGTGGTGCGCCCACAAGAACCCAATGCTCACCCCTGACATAGTAAAATTCGTGGCATTGGACGAGGAGCTGGTGACCATTCACCGGGCAGCGTGGAACAGAATGTACTTCGCCGGCATATACGACCCGCTGGACCGCACCTGGAGAGGCATGGAAAACGAAATCGCTCTCTGCTGCTCCAGCCCGACAGTTGTGGTGGATGGAACACTGTACATGCTGGAGCAGTCGATGGGCACGAAGCTGATGAGGTGGCAGAAGGACACCAAGGAGTGGGCCACGCTCGGTAGGCTCTCCGACAAAGTCACAAGACCCCCTTGCGCGCTTGTGGCCATTGGCAGGAAGATTCATGTGATTGGAAGAGGGCTGAGTATAGTCACAGTTGATGTGGACACAGCGGCGAGAGTAGATGGGTTCCTGGTTACCACTTCTGTAGGCCCATTGGTTGAGGAGGACTTGACGCCGGAGAGGTGCATGGTGATCACCATCTGA
- the LOC136470816 gene encoding transcription factor MYB8-like — protein sequence MGCRSCEKPKMNYRKGLWSPEEDQRLRDYILKHGLGCWSAVPAKAGLQRNGKSCRLRWINYLRPGLKRGMFSQEEEDVVINLQAKLGNKWSQIAMHLPGRTDNEVKNYWNSYLKKRVMQAQGVSSNSSPKSPPELTSMSTTELSSMSMSMHQHPHHHVKNSSGGGGSTTTSHDHDVNISSSHALSAPAAAPLAQQPFDHQARSFVFSDWAPAAPESYSVSTHWPASTASSGNVTPSHGHGGGAFGDQMSGTYGAGALPTHQDHHQSAAAAAGIAGKWLL from the exons ATGGGGTGCCGGTCCTGCGAGAAGCCCAAGATGAACTACCGGAAGGGGCTGTGGTCTCCTGAGGAGGACCAgaggctcagggactacatcctCAAGCATGGCCTCGGCTGCTGGAGTGCTGTCCCTGCAAAGGCTG GTCTCCAGAGAAATGGCAAGAGCTGCCGACTGCGTTGGATCAACTACTTGCGGCCCGGGTTGAAGCGTGGAATGTTCTCTCAGGAGGAGGAAGACGTTGTCATCAACCTCCAAGCCAAGCTGGGCAACAA GTGGTCTCAGATTGCGATGCATCTGCCAGGGAGGACCGACAACGAGGTGAAGAACTACTGGAACTCGTACCTGAAGAAGAGGGTGATGCAGGCCCAGGGCGTGTCGTCCAACTCCAGCCCCAAGAGCCCACCCGAGCTCACCTCCATGAGCACCACCGAGCTgtcgtccatgtccatgtccatgcaCCAGCACCCGCACCACCACGTCAAgaacagcagcggcggcggcggcagcaccaCGACGTCGCACGACCACGACGTCAACATCAGCAGCAGCCACGCGCTGTCGGCCCCGGCGGCGGCGCCTCTCGCCCAGCAGCCGTTCGATCACCAGGCCCGGAGCTTCGTGTTCTCGGACTGGGCGCCGGCGGCGCCGGAGAGCTACTCGGTGTCCACGCACTGGCCCgcctccacggcgagctccggcAACGTGACGCCGTCGCACGGGCACGGCGGGGGCGCCTTCGGGGACCAGATGAGCGGCACCTACGGCGCCGGCGCGCTGCCAACGCACCAGGATCACCAccagagcgccgccgccgccgctggcatTGCAGGGAAGTGGCTACTTTGA